In Candidatus Hydrogenedens sp., one genomic interval encodes:
- a CDS encoding DUF1080 domain-containing protein codes for MSYKMMLPMMFAMIILVSLMMINIRADETRAAEKGEWISLFDGKSLQGWVQFLPDPNADPAKTWMVKDGVIHCTGNPAGYIRTDKKFGNYQLQLEWRWAGSPGNSGVLLHVQDKDEVWPKSIEAQLMHENAGDFWVIGGTDFEEHKKNASKEDDRRVPKRADCSEKKPGEWNQYDIWCEGDTIRVFVNGVLQNEAHKCTVTEGYIGLQSEGAPIEFRNIKLRKLEPKK; via the coding sequence ATGAGTTACAAAATGATGTTGCCCATGATGTTTGCCATGATTATCCTCGTATCTTTGATGATGATAAACATTAGAGCAGATGAAACCCGTGCTGCGGAGAAAGGTGAATGGATTTCTTTGTTTGATGGGAAATCATTGCAAGGTTGGGTTCAGTTTCTTCCGGACCCAAATGCAGACCCTGCGAAAACATGGATGGTAAAAGATGGGGTTATTCATTGCACTGGAAATCCCGCAGGTTATATTCGCACAGATAAAAAATTTGGAAATTATCAATTGCAATTAGAATGGCGTTGGGCAGGTTCTCCGGGCAATAGCGGTGTTTTGCTTCATGTTCAGGATAAAGACGAAGTGTGGCCAAAATCTATCGAGGCTCAACTCATGCATGAAAATGCAGGAGATTTTTGGGTGATTGGTGGGACCGATTTTGAGGAACATAAGAAAAATGCAAGCAAAGAAGATGACCGTCGTGTGCCGAAGCGGGCGGACTGTAGTGAAAAGAAACCCGGTGAATGGAACCAATACGATATCTGGTGTGAAGGGGATACCATTCGCGTATTTGTAAATGGTGTTCTGCAAAATGAAGCACATAAATGCACCGTAACAGAAGGTTATATTGGATTACAAAGTGAAGGAGCACCTATTGAATTTCGTAATATTAAATTAAGAAAGTTAGAACCCAAAAAGTAA
- the gap gene encoding type I glyceraldehyde-3-phosphate dehydrogenase — translation MAIKVGINGFGRIGRTVFKLLVKNADFEVVGINDITDAKTLAHLLKYDSTFGVFNAEVKATENSIIVNGKEYKVTAIKDPSQLPWRDLGATVVVESTGIFTKKDDCLKHVSAGAKKVLLTVPPKDEVDAIIVMGVNDETLKPTDVVVSNASCTTNCLAPVAKVLHKNFGIVRGFMTTVHAYTNDQRVLDMPHKDLRRARAAANAIIPTTTGAARAVGKVLPELKGKLDGFAMRVPVIDGSVVDLVAELEKKVTKEDINRAIKEAAETYLKGILAYTEDPIVSCDVIGNPNSSIFDAQSTMVMGDNFVKVVSWYDNEFGYSNRCVDLLKLMAK, via the coding sequence ATGGCAATCAAGGTTGGTATTAATGGTTTTGGTCGTATCGGTCGCACGGTATTCAAACTGTTGGTAAAGAATGCAGATTTTGAGGTCGTTGGTATAAACGATATTACCGATGCGAAGACATTGGCTCATTTGCTTAAATACGACAGCACATTTGGTGTTTTCAACGCAGAAGTAAAGGCAACGGAAAATTCCATTATTGTTAATGGGAAAGAGTACAAAGTAACCGCAATAAAAGACCCGTCCCAACTTCCCTGGCGAGATTTAGGTGCAACCGTTGTTGTTGAATCCACAGGGATTTTTACAAAGAAAGACGATTGCTTAAAGCATGTTTCTGCAGGGGCTAAAAAAGTTTTATTAACCGTTCCTCCGAAAGATGAAGTTGATGCGATTATTGTTATGGGTGTTAATGATGAGACATTAAAACCTACGGATGTAGTTGTTTCTAACGCCAGTTGCACAACGAATTGCCTTGCCCCTGTGGCTAAGGTTCTTCACAAGAATTTTGGGATTGTTCGTGGATTTATGACCACGGTTCATGCGTATACGAATGACCAGCGCGTGCTTGACATGCCTCATAAAGACCTTCGTCGTGCCCGTGCTGCTGCCAATGCGATTATCCCTACAACAACAGGTGCCGCAAGAGCCGTTGGTAAAGTATTACCTGAATTGAAAGGCAAGTTAGATGGCTTTGCCATGCGTGTTCCGGTGATTGACGGTTCCGTCGTTGACCTTGTTGCGGAATTGGAAAAGAAAGTGACCAAAGAAGATATTAACAGGGCTATCAAAGAAGCTGCCGAAACCTATCTTAAAGGTATCCTTGCTTACACCGAAGACCCGATAGTCTCCTGCGATGTTATCGGCAATCCTAATTCCAGTATTTTTGATGCACAAAGCACTATGGTAATGGGTGATAACTTTGTGAAAGTAGTATCCTGGTATGACAATGAATTTGGTTATTCCAATCGCTGTGTTGATTTGCTTAAACTGATGGCAAAATAA
- the rpsU gene encoding 30S ribosomal protein S21 translates to MTKVRIKPEESFDKAMRRFKKKCNKDGIMQRLRELRHYEKPSERRRRRLIKAVSRSIMESETVQ, encoded by the coding sequence TTGACAAAGGTTCGAATTAAGCCGGAAGAGTCTTTCGATAAGGCTATGCGGCGTTTCAAGAAAAAGTGCAATAAAGATGGTATTATGCAAAGACTTCGCGAACTTCGCCATTATGAGAAGCCCTCGGAACGCCGTCGTAGAAGATTAATTAAAGCGGTATCTCGCTCAATTATGGAATCCGAAACGGTTCAATAG
- a CDS encoding helix-turn-helix domain-containing protein yields the protein MARIKLHIQQPINEFTLKTLLEAHGYAIVNDFADVLITDDYSFALKYAKNQPTLILASAQQIPQAVELMRQGVYGYIFVPFQPDEAPMMVERALGLWEAGKNTVEKKIVSLKEIETETLLKTLAECHFNRSEAARRLGIGRNTLWRKLKKIKEKNDIV from the coding sequence ATGGCTCGTATAAAATTACATATCCAGCAACCTATAAATGAGTTTACACTGAAAACACTTCTTGAAGCCCATGGATATGCTATTGTAAACGATTTTGCCGATGTATTGATTACCGATGATTATTCTTTCGCATTAAAATATGCGAAAAATCAACCTACCCTCATTTTGGCATCGGCTCAACAAATTCCTCAGGCTGTAGAACTGATGAGACAGGGAGTATATGGATATATTTTTGTGCCTTTTCAACCCGATGAAGCTCCTATGATGGTTGAACGAGCATTGGGTTTATGGGAGGCAGGTAAAAATACAGTTGAGAAAAAAATAGTATCCTTAAAAGAAATAGAAACAGAGACCCTACTAAAAACTTTAGCAGAATGTCACTTTAACCGTTCAGAAGCAGCCCGTAGATTAGGTATTGGAAGAAATACACTCTGGCGGAAACTGAAAAAAATAAAAGAAAAAAATGATATTGTTTAA
- a CDS encoding cation:proton antiporter — translation MEQLYLSASIWLSLALISVIIAYYLRVSIALIEICVGVVAGYVTSNFLHTDLLNNGEEWLKFLAGSGAIFLTFLAGAELEPTVIKNKWKEVLLIGLIGFFSPFIGCSLITYFLLGWTPQASLLCGVALSTTSMAVVYAVMIDTGLNITEFGKGILGSCFINDIGTVLALGIIFAPFTYKTFIFITITVIYLALFPFITNYLTNVYGNRTAAIRTKWISFTLFGLGALALWSGNEAVLPAYIAGMVLAEFSQRNPVWLRRLRTLTVGFLTPFYFLRAGTLVSIPALISAPLLIIALLVAKVISKILGLYPFISQFRREKNERWYYTLMMSTGLTFGTISALFGYTHKIINTEQYSYIVITVIGSAVIPTMIASYFFTPKHLLTRKPHPTEATHELSEE, via the coding sequence ATGGAACAACTGTATTTATCTGCATCCATCTGGTTATCTCTTGCCCTCATCTCTGTAATAATTGCCTACTATTTGAGGGTTTCTATTGCTTTGATAGAAATTTGTGTGGGTGTTGTTGCCGGGTATGTAACCAGCAATTTCTTACACACCGATTTGCTCAATAACGGTGAAGAATGGCTGAAATTTCTTGCAGGTAGTGGAGCCATTTTTCTTACCTTTCTGGCAGGTGCTGAATTAGAACCTACGGTGATTAAAAATAAATGGAAGGAAGTCCTTCTTATAGGGTTAATTGGATTTTTTTCTCCTTTCATCGGTTGTTCGTTAATTACTTATTTCTTATTAGGATGGACTCCGCAAGCCAGTTTGCTATGTGGTGTAGCCCTATCCACTACTTCAATGGCTGTGGTCTATGCGGTAATGATTGATACAGGGTTAAATATTACAGAATTCGGGAAGGGCATATTAGGTTCTTGCTTTATCAATGATATTGGGACCGTTCTGGCTTTAGGAATTATCTTTGCACCGTTTACCTACAAGACCTTTATTTTTATTACTATAACGGTTATCTATCTTGCACTTTTCCCATTTATAACGAACTATTTAACGAATGTATATGGAAACCGAACGGCAGCCATTCGAACCAAATGGATTTCATTTACATTATTTGGATTAGGAGCATTGGCGTTATGGTCGGGCAATGAAGCTGTATTACCTGCTTATATAGCAGGTATGGTGCTTGCAGAATTTAGTCAAAGGAATCCAGTTTGGTTGCGGAGATTACGAACCTTAACTGTAGGGTTTCTAACCCCATTTTATTTCTTAAGAGCCGGGACACTTGTATCCATTCCTGCATTAATTTCTGCTCCTCTTCTTATCATTGCCTTATTAGTAGCAAAGGTAATTTCCAAAATATTAGGGCTATATCCTTTCATTTCTCAATTCCGGCGAGAAAAGAATGAACGATGGTATTACACCTTGATGATGTCCACTGGACTTACCTTCGGAACTATATCGGCTCTATTCGGGTATACTCATAAGATTATTAATACAGAACAATATTCTTATATCGTGATTACGGTTATTGGAAGTGCTGTAATTCCAACGATGATTGCGTCTTATTTCTTTACCCCCAAACATCTTTTAACCCGAAAACCTCATCCCACAGAGGCTACACATGAATTATCAGAAGAGTAA
- the rpsO gene encoding 30S ribosomal protein S15 encodes MALTKERKQELIQEFARTSDDTGSPEVQVAILTERIRELTEHLKKHKKDFASRRGLLQMVGKRRSLLAYLRKSDFERYQVLIDKLNLRK; translated from the coding sequence ATGGCATTAACAAAGGAGAGAAAACAAGAACTTATTCAGGAATTTGCACGAACCAGTGATGATACCGGTTCTCCCGAAGTGCAGGTGGCCATTCTCACAGAGAGAATTCGCGAACTTACAGAGCATTTGAAGAAACATAAAAAAGATTTTGCAAGCCGTCGCGGTTTACTTCAAATGGTAGGGAAAAGGCGTTCGTTATTAGCATATCTCCGTAAGAGTGACTTTGAACGCTATCAGGTTCTCATTGATAAACTTAATCTTAGAAAATAA
- a CDS encoding phosphoglycerate kinase, whose amino-acid sequence MNKLTLKDIDVRGKRVLMRVDFNVPQNEDGSVRDDTRIRAALPSIQYVRENGGKLILMSHLGRPKDYIKAGDTEGLKKLKMDPVADRLRELIGGNVKKVDQVVGPEVEKAVAEMQPGDILLLENTRFEKGEEKNDPELSQQLAKLGDVYVSDAFGTVHRAHASTEGVTKFMPVSVAGFLVAKEIEYFEKVLKNPERPLVAILGGKKVNDKIKVIENLLNLVDVLIIGGGMSYTFLKAMGYEIGDSLLDKEGIEFAKNAMEKAKERNIPLLLPVDIVVANRFAVDADTKVVPADGIEPGWMGMDIGPKTIEKFCDEIRKAKMVVWNGPVGVFEMEPFAKGSRALAECLAHSGAISVIGGGDTAAAIEAFGLTDKMSHVSTGGGASLEMLEGKQLPGVVALTDKDAVFGCGCGCTCC is encoded by the coding sequence ATGAATAAATTAACATTGAAAGATATTGATGTTCGTGGGAAGCGTGTCCTTATGCGGGTAGATTTTAATGTTCCTCAAAATGAGGACGGTTCCGTCCGTGATGATACCCGTATTCGTGCCGCTTTGCCCAGCATTCAGTATGTTCGCGAAAACGGCGGAAAATTAATTCTAATGTCTCATTTAGGAAGACCGAAGGATTATATTAAAGCGGGTGATACCGAAGGATTAAAAAAATTGAAGATGGACCCCGTTGCAGACCGTTTACGCGAGTTGATAGGCGGTAATGTAAAGAAGGTAGACCAGGTAGTCGGTCCTGAGGTGGAAAAAGCAGTAGCAGAAATGCAACCCGGTGATATTTTATTACTTGAAAATACACGGTTTGAAAAAGGTGAAGAAAAGAATGACCCAGAACTTTCTCAGCAATTGGCAAAGTTAGGGGATGTATATGTCAGTGATGCCTTTGGAACCGTTCACCGTGCCCATGCCTCTACGGAGGGAGTTACCAAGTTTATGCCTGTAAGTGTAGCAGGTTTTTTGGTAGCCAAAGAGATTGAATACTTTGAAAAGGTATTGAAAAATCCGGAGCGTCCTCTGGTGGCTATATTGGGTGGCAAGAAAGTAAATGACAAAATTAAGGTTATTGAAAACTTGCTAAATCTGGTGGATGTTCTGATTATTGGTGGCGGTATGTCTTATACCTTCTTAAAAGCCATGGGTTATGAAATTGGCGATTCACTTCTGGATAAGGAAGGAATTGAATTTGCCAAAAATGCTATGGAAAAGGCGAAAGAACGCAATATCCCGTTATTACTACCGGTAGATATTGTAGTTGCTAACCGTTTTGCTGTAGATGCCGATACGAAGGTTGTTCCTGCGGATGGTATAGAACCCGGCTGGATGGGGATGGACATCGGACCGAAGACGATAGAAAAATTCTGTGATGAAATTCGCAAAGCAAAGATGGTGGTATGGAACGGACCTGTAGGCGTATTTGAGATGGAACCTTTTGCGAAAGGTTCGCGTGCTCTTGCAGAATGTCTTGCCCATAGCGGTGCTATTAGTGTTATTGGTGGTGGTGATACCGCAGCCGCCATTGAAGCATTTGGTTTGACGGATAAGATGTCCCATGTGTCCACGGGTGGTGGTGCATCCCTTGAAATGTTAGAAGGGAAACAACTACCCGGTGTAGTCGCTCTTACAGATAAAGATGCAGTTTTCGGATGTGGTTGTGGTTGCACTTGCTGTTAA
- a CDS encoding MATE family efflux transporter — MPQSFYENKAKHLLWVEATREVFYMSWPIVLGSLSYTVMEFCDKWMVAQLGTVPLAAVGSAGIWSYTMSTLLLGIVGCTGTFVAQSYGKEIWKDCSRYTWQGIYLAFFSILLAGILFLFSEMLFSWMKHSPEVTQQEITYFRIRLLGYFPMAMGSALASFFPSISKPRVPMYSAIVGNVLNLILNYLLIFGKFGFPRMEIAGASYATVISQWTQTLILFFLFLMPGLHQKFGTRTYYYFDFQRMKELIRIGIPAGLSMFLDICNWSIFTSFIVGRFGDVSLASHNVAISFMHLCFMPAVAVSIGISAIVGQWLGRREVQIAKQRVYVALALCMGYMVSMGFVLAVFGGKLIYHIFSQDPEVVHFGHRLLILAALFQAFDAINIICLGALRGAGDTRWVMWAMVINAYCLFLPLAIIMGFVLGWGAFGSWIAATIYIAVLSMTLIYRFLSEKWTQIIIFSEEVPTQ, encoded by the coding sequence ATGCCGCAATCTTTTTATGAAAATAAAGCCAAACACTTACTATGGGTAGAAGCCACTCGTGAAGTGTTCTATATGTCCTGGCCTATTGTATTGGGTTCCCTTTCCTATACCGTTATGGAATTTTGTGATAAGTGGATGGTCGCTCAATTAGGAACGGTGCCTTTGGCGGCGGTCGGTTCTGCGGGAATATGGTCATACACGATGAGCACATTATTATTAGGTATTGTGGGTTGCACGGGGACATTTGTAGCACAGTCGTATGGTAAGGAAATATGGAAGGATTGTTCGCGATATACATGGCAGGGGATTTATCTGGCGTTTTTTTCTATCTTGCTTGCGGGAATATTGTTTCTTTTTTCAGAGATGTTGTTTTCATGGATGAAACACAGTCCCGAAGTTACCCAACAGGAAATAACCTACTTCCGTATTCGGTTGTTGGGCTATTTCCCGATGGCTATGGGTTCCGCTTTAGCCTCCTTTTTTCCCTCTATCAGCAAACCACGAGTGCCTATGTATTCAGCCATTGTAGGGAATGTCTTAAATCTGATATTAAACTATCTTTTAATTTTCGGGAAGTTTGGTTTTCCACGGATGGAGATAGCCGGAGCCAGTTATGCCACTGTAATTTCACAATGGACGCAAACATTAATTCTATTTTTCCTGTTTCTGATGCCCGGGCTACATCAGAAATTTGGAACACGAACTTACTACTATTTTGATTTTCAACGGATGAAAGAATTAATAAGAATTGGGATACCTGCGGGATTATCCATGTTTTTAGATATTTGCAACTGGAGCATATTTACCAGTTTTATTGTAGGTAGGTTTGGGGATGTTTCTCTTGCGTCGCATAATGTAGCCATCAGTTTTATGCATTTGTGTTTTATGCCTGCGGTTGCGGTGAGTATTGGCATTTCTGCGATTGTTGGACAGTGGTTAGGTCGGCGGGAAGTGCAAATAGCCAAACAAAGGGTTTATGTAGCCCTTGCTTTATGTATGGGATATATGGTAAGCATGGGTTTTGTTCTTGCTGTATTTGGAGGGAAACTTATTTACCATATATTCAGCCAAGACCCGGAGGTCGTTCATTTTGGGCATCGGTTATTAATTTTAGCTGCTTTATTTCAAGCGTTTGATGCCATTAATATTATTTGTTTAGGTGCTTTGCGGGGTGCTGGAGATACCCGCTGGGTAATGTGGGCGATGGTTATCAATGCTTATTGCCTTTTCCTGCCTCTGGCAATTATTATGGGCTTCGTTTTAGGTTGGGGTGCTTTTGGTTCCTGGATTGCTGCTACAATTTATATTGCGGTTTTAAGTATGACCCTTATCTATCGCTTTCTTTCTGAAAAGTGGACACAAATCATTATCTTTTCGGAAGAAGTCCCAACTCAATGA
- the pnp gene encoding polyribonucleotide nucleotidyltransferase: MVERISVTIGTKEVSFETGKIAKQAHGAVICQCGDTMVLSTACVDLNNKLEVDFFPLTVDYREKFYSVGQIPGNFFRRESKPSEREVLVSRLTDRPLRPLFPKSFKNEVQVCQTVLSADNIHDPDVLSINAASAALHISPIPFLEPIGAVRIGYIDGNFVVNPTIAEIKDSRIDLVVAGTESAICMVEGMAKEVSEQVMLEALEYGHVWIKKLVSAIEELRSKCGKEKIQIEEPVKNEALEQDIQQWLSGKMEAVLFQTEKQARRDGISKLQEELLAYIKEKYGEEQYPALEIQAKEIYEEIVRNTLRGRVIKENLRVDGRKLDEIRPISIEVGILPRAHGSALFTRGETQALVTTTLGTSQDEQRLDELTGDSMSRFFLHYNFPPWSVGEVGRLGAPGRREVGHGKLAERALTGVLPFDPNDSTVVSDPDTCFPYVVRVVSDITESNGSSSMASVCGGSLSLMDAGVPIKSHVAGIAMGLIKEGEEFRVLTDILGDEDHLGDMDFKVCGTRNGITAFQMDTKIKGVPRSVMEQALEQARQGRLFILDKMEKVLPQPRAEISPYAPRIYTIKIDPDKIREVIGPGGKVIRDIQMKTGTEITIQNDGTVMIAAVDKACADKATDMVLGITAEVEVGKIYHGKVTRIMNFGAFVSILGNREGLVHVSELAPHRVREVTDEVNIGDEIDVKVIEVDKFGRINLSKVQADMELGKIPNVPRNRNNYSEPHYEKRDRGGRNFNRNDSNRHRR; the protein is encoded by the coding sequence ATGGTAGAAAGAATTTCAGTAACAATCGGCACCAAAGAAGTTTCATTTGAAACGGGGAAAATAGCAAAGCAGGCACACGGGGCTGTAATATGTCAGTGTGGAGATACTATGGTGCTATCCACTGCTTGTGTTGACCTGAACAATAAATTGGAAGTGGACTTTTTCCCGCTGACCGTTGATTATCGCGAAAAATTTTATTCAGTAGGTCAAATACCCGGTAACTTTTTCCGTCGGGAATCCAAACCTTCAGAACGCGAGGTGCTTGTATCACGATTAACCGACCGTCCTTTAAGACCTTTATTCCCAAAATCCTTTAAGAACGAGGTTCAGGTCTGTCAAACAGTCCTGTCCGCAGACAATATCCATGACCCAGATGTGTTATCTATTAATGCCGCTTCCGCAGCACTTCATATTTCGCCTATCCCATTTTTAGAGCCTATTGGTGCTGTTCGTATCGGTTATATTGATGGAAATTTCGTTGTAAATCCCACCATTGCAGAAATAAAAGACAGTCGGATAGACCTTGTTGTGGCAGGTACAGAAAGTGCCATTTGCATGGTGGAAGGTATGGCAAAGGAAGTATCTGAGCAGGTAATGCTTGAAGCCCTCGAGTATGGACATGTCTGGATAAAAAAATTGGTTTCCGCTATTGAAGAATTGCGAAGCAAATGTGGGAAGGAAAAAATACAGATTGAAGAACCTGTAAAGAATGAAGCCTTAGAACAAGATATTCAGCAATGGCTTTCAGGTAAAATGGAAGCCGTTTTGTTCCAGACGGAGAAACAGGCACGCAGAGATGGGATTAGTAAACTTCAAGAAGAATTGCTTGCCTATATAAAAGAAAAATACGGTGAAGAACAATATCCCGCATTGGAAATACAGGCAAAAGAAATCTATGAAGAAATAGTGCGTAATACCCTGCGGGGACGGGTCATTAAAGAAAATCTCCGTGTAGATGGTCGTAAGTTAGACGAAATTCGTCCTATCAGTATAGAAGTAGGTATTCTGCCGCGTGCTCACGGTTCTGCCCTGTTTACAAGAGGTGAAACGCAGGCTTTAGTTACCACAACTTTAGGTACCAGTCAGGATGAACAGCGATTGGACGAATTAACCGGTGATTCGATGAGCCGTTTCTTCTTGCACTATAACTTCCCGCCATGGTCCGTAGGAGAAGTGGGAAGATTAGGTGCCCCGGGCAGACGTGAAGTTGGACATGGAAAATTGGCAGAACGGGCTCTTACCGGCGTTCTTCCTTTTGACCCCAACGATTCCACTGTCGTGTCAGACCCGGACACATGTTTTCCTTATGTCGTTCGGGTAGTTTCGGATATAACGGAAAGTAACGGTTCCAGTTCCATGGCATCTGTTTGTGGTGGTTCGTTAAGTTTAATGGATGCAGGTGTTCCTATCAAGTCCCATGTAGCAGGAATTGCCATGGGCTTAATCAAAGAAGGAGAAGAATTCCGTGTCCTGACCGATATTTTAGGGGATGAGGACCATCTCGGAGATATGGACTTTAAAGTCTGTGGCACGCGTAACGGAATTACGGCTTTTCAGATGGATACAAAGATTAAAGGTGTTCCTCGCTCTGTTATGGAACAAGCCCTCGAACAGGCTCGACAGGGGCGATTGTTTATATTAGATAAAATGGAGAAAGTCTTGCCTCAACCACGTGCCGAAATTTCTCCTTATGCCCCACGAATATATACTATTAAAATCGACCCGGATAAAATTCGTGAAGTTATTGGTCCCGGTGGAAAAGTTATTCGCGATATCCAGATGAAAACAGGGACAGAGATTACCATACAGAATGACGGAACAGTGATGATTGCTGCGGTGGACAAAGCGTGTGCAGACAAAGCAACCGATATGGTGTTAGGAATTACTGCAGAGGTTGAGGTCGGGAAAATCTATCATGGAAAAGTTACCCGCATTATGAATTTTGGTGCTTTTGTCAGCATTCTTGGAAATCGAGAAGGTCTTGTTCATGTATCCGAATTGGCTCCTCATCGTGTTCGTGAAGTTACCGATGAGGTGAATATAGGCGATGAGATAGATGTGAAAGTGATTGAAGTGGATAAATTCGGTCGTATCAATCTTTCCAAAGTTCAAGCGGATATGGAATTGGGTAAAATTCCTAATGTGCCCAGAAATAGGAACAACTATTCCGAACCGCATTATGAAAAAAGAGACCGAGGCGGAAGAAATTTTAATCGCAACGATTCCAATAGACATCGACGTTAA
- a CDS encoding pitrilysin family protein — translation MRHFKRAKRSINLSLEENICTYTLPNGIRVFTKQIPYLFSANLGVWVPGGSASEPEGKEGLAHFLEHLFFKGTKTRTTRDIMEAIECKGGQINAFTTQEYTCFYIKTLTEYVSLAIEILSDILKNSTFKEIDKERNVILEEISLLEDTPEDIILDLFHQFVWRKHPLSRPILGTARSVKHLTQNDIISFYKKIYSAQNIIITAVGNFNEEELLHNFQHWFHDFPKKTRREKMDPKPIFHAGMKHHSRDISQMHFCLGYPAPSMTDKERFICELASNILGGGSTSRLFYRIREQEGLAYNIFSFHDLFRYAGTFGVYAGVAPENFRAVVHIILDEIKKLKEIPISETELELYRQELKGELLMAHEHAETHMTRIGKSIIYHNHILSIQEILSALDQITPSQICQFFRKYCTSTNIALVSLGPAKYKLSHKDICF, via the coding sequence ATGAGACATTTTAAACGGGCAAAGCGTTCGATAAACCTTTCTTTAGAAGAGAATATATGTACCTATACATTACCTAATGGTATTCGAGTATTTACAAAACAAATTCCATACTTATTTTCAGCTAATTTAGGGGTCTGGGTACCTGGAGGTTCAGCGTCCGAACCGGAAGGGAAAGAAGGACTGGCTCATTTCCTGGAACATCTTTTTTTCAAAGGCACAAAAACAAGAACAACGCGCGACATCATGGAGGCGATTGAATGTAAAGGAGGACAGATTAATGCCTTTACCACGCAAGAATATACCTGCTTCTATATTAAAACACTGACGGAATATGTGTCCCTTGCCATCGAAATCCTATCGGACATCTTGAAAAATTCGACCTTTAAGGAGATAGACAAAGAACGGAATGTTATCCTTGAAGAAATTTCTTTATTGGAAGACACACCCGAAGATATAATTTTAGACCTGTTCCATCAATTTGTATGGAGGAAGCATCCCCTTTCACGACCTATATTAGGAACGGCTCGTTCTGTCAAACATCTAACCCAAAACGATATCATCTCGTTTTACAAAAAAATTTACTCCGCACAAAATATAATAATTACTGCAGTTGGAAATTTTAATGAAGAAGAACTTCTGCATAACTTCCAGCATTGGTTTCACGACTTTCCGAAAAAGACGAGAAGAGAAAAAATGGACCCCAAGCCCATATTTCATGCGGGAATGAAACATCATTCGCGGGATATATCGCAGATGCATTTTTGTTTAGGTTATCCGGCTCCTTCGATGACGGATAAAGAACGGTTTATCTGTGAATTGGCGAGTAATATTCTGGGAGGTGGTTCTACATCGCGGCTCTTTTATCGCATTCGTGAACAGGAAGGGCTTGCCTACAATATCTTTTCTTTTCACGACCTATTCCGTTATGCGGGGACTTTCGGCGTGTATGCCGGTGTAGCACCCGAAAATTTCAGGGCTGTAGTTCATATTATTCTTGATGAAATAAAAAAACTCAAAGAGATACCTATTTCAGAGACAGAACTTGAATTATATCGTCAGGAACTTAAAGGGGAATTATTGATGGCGCATGAACATGCGGAAACACACATGACCCGTATCGGTAAAAGCATTATCTATCATAACCATATTCTCTCCATACAAGAAATCCTCTCAGCTCTTGACCAAATTACTCCCTCACAAATATGCCAGTTCTTCCGCAAATATTGCACTTCTACCAATATCGCTCTGGTGTCATTAGGTCCCGCCAAATACAAACTATCCCACAAAGATATTTGTTTTTAG